From Trichoderma atroviride chromosome 1, complete sequence, one genomic window encodes:
- a CDS encoding uncharacterized protein (EggNog:ENOG41), whose product MTSIDELDEYVNWDNAGAAAYPPVPNMSSTGNPADDDIGLVLENVNEDDFSFCALQHFEHNSFAQVPGVTESTPLDVTEALLWETPENPCAHCVLGGYACKKIREGIHKGYCTSCVALGLECSFGGVIPESLNPESTRLSWSSTEMPNNAITQEDLINIQPVRPLGTPSFLDLMNLQTTGPMEDSMANAKAGTPPKIGARFSRESVRILKNWLSTHNRHPYPSDEEKEMLQRQTGLNKTQITNWLANARRRGKAQPPRSTSPHVGNLSASIDIPRRRATPALEAMNPLQRWEHSPPEHEPASVTAIARAVTASSSSGISSGLNSPYSFNYTDDGSNRSLCNQSSASSVGTSHSSGGSLGSAFSHGSRNSWGSFGSAPFASKARRRRRRRAAPGNEGGSTSLSVPLKTFQCTFCTETFRTKHDWQRHEKSLHLSLERWVCAPDGPRAVNPDNGLLSCVFCGEVNPDDAHVETHNHSSCQERSLEERTFYRKDHLNQHLRLVHNVKFMEWAMKPWRVATPEIRSRCGFCGIVMDTWTIRVDHLAEHFKTGYSMADWKGDWGFEVPVLDMVENSIPPYLIHHERKSPLPYNASQSPPESPRNAYELIKLELAYFGSNFWDTHGRAPTEDDLTLEGCRIIFASELLSLQGIATQASWLRDIVMNQAAIVKQARFGPLRGAAENRLQTLKINGKDNLFEECPMERQLHEYVKAKQLLGLTPMDDELQEEARKIVGRIEEVCTHPSEAVANWLLRLITASTKWLEGFRRRAHLPRSEDVQHKFIRSTDPNSIDSTIHNYSRLETELAAFLRAERTMGREPTDHELQRQARMIVYEFDDGWNQTVADNHEWLAAFKARNHPDKTPGSVSSSSPKAHRVMTSKPTEKAQISLSTTAPNPFSEFQARLDENGNHFRSFQYFLNDANCYRRLEKELRRWVVSTMSPNNPNRHVPSDEELQYQARWILYDDDDPWNYTAADNAEWLHRFKRDTGIIQDSGPGLPPGYAWALEQGGTGFAPPYAILGDHDPVNNDVEVAMRTGAKAFTAGHSAVNSYLEELTSSPNRKPAVIFCSRELEWGLQQYSKANFIDTGFLPSDMALKAKAREILKTETTAADDPVLLDKFKTWLITRLPQLASGEPIQQESNAMDSLPSAVPTNMDINISDAEIGDILKDMDFDFGLGTMEGIEHDGGVSLNTTFPGESDPSVHEIANDDV is encoded by the exons ATGACCTCCATTGACGAGCTGGACGAGTATGTCAACTGGGACAACGCTGGGGCAGCTGCCTATCCCCCTGTACCTAACATGTCGTCTACTGGAAACCctgccgacgacgacattgGTCTCGTCCTTGAAAACGTCAACGAGGATGACTTCAGTTTCTGCGCTCTGCAGCACTTTGAGCACAACAGCTTTGCACAGGTGCCAGGAGTCACCGAGTCTACCCCTTTGGACGTGACCGAAGCCTTGCTTTGGGAGACACCAGAGAACCCCTGTGCCCACTGTGTCTTGGGCGGATACGCATGCAAAAAAATCCGAGAGGGTATTCACAAGGGCTACTGCACCAGTTGCGTCGCTCTTGGGCTCGAATGCAGCTTTGGAGGCGTCATCCCCGAGAGTCTGAACCCCGAGTCCACCAGGCTTTCCTGGTCTTCCACCGAGATGCCCAACAACGCCATCACTCAGGAAGACCTGATCAACATCCAGCCAGTGAGACCGCTCGGCACCCCTTCGTTCCTGGACTTGATGAATCTGCAGACAACAGGTCCGATGGAAGATAGCATGGCCAATGCCAAGGCGGGAACTCCGCCCAAGATTGGAGCAAGATTCTCACGGGAGTCGGTCCGCATTCTCAAAAACTGGCTGTCAACCCATAACAGACATCCTTATCCAAGCGACGAGGAGAAAGAAATGCTTCAACGCCAAACTGGCCTCAACAAAACTCAAATCACTAATTGGTTGGCGAATGCGCGGCGACGTGGCAAGGCTCAGCCCCCTCGGTCCACCTCCCCCCACGTTGGTAACCTGTCTGCTTCCATCGATATCCCGCGGAGACGAGCAACGCCGGCTCTCGAAGCCATGAACCCCCTTCAGCGTTGGGAGCACTCTCCTCCTGAACATGAACCGGCTTCCGTGACAGCCATTGCTAGGGCTGTGacagcgtcgtcgtcgtctgggATATCCTCTGGACTCAACAGTCCTTACAGTTTCAACTACACAGATGATGGCTCCAACAGGTCACTCTGTAACCAGTCCTCTGCTAGCAGTGTGGGAACATCTCACTCAAGCGGTGGCTCCCTTGGATCTGCCTTCTCTCATGGCTCTCGCAACTCTTGGGGCTCGTTCGGCTCTGCTCCTTTCGCTTCCAAAGCAAGACGGCGAAGGAGGCGAAGGGCAGCGCCCGGCAATGAGGGAGGTTCGACCAGCCTCTCTGTTCCTCTGAAAACTTTCCAGTGTACCTTTTGTACAGAGACTTTCAGAACCAAGCATGACTGGCAGCGCCACGAGAAATCGCTTCATCTGTCGCTGGAGAGATGGGTGTGTGCACCAGACGGTCCTCGGGCTGTCAACCCGGACAACGGGCTACTAAGCTGCGTCTTTTGTGGCGAAGTTAACCCCGACGATGCCCATGTAGAAACTCACAACCACTCGTCATGTCAAGAGAGATCGCTAGAAGAGCGAACCTTTTACCGAAAAGATCACCTGAACCAGCATCTTCGACTGGTCCACAATGTCAAATTCATGGAATGGGCAATGAAGCCTTGGAGAGTAGCAACTCCCGAGATTCGGTCGAGGTGTGGTTTCTGCGGCATTGTGATGGATACTTGGACAATCCGAGTTGACCATCTTGCGGAGCATTTCAAGACTGGTTATTCCATGGCGGACTGGAAGGGTGACTGGGGTTTTGAAGTACCTGTGCTAGACATGGTCGAGAACTCGATTCCTCCCT ATTTGATTCATCATGAGCGAAAATCCCCCCTGCCGTATAATGCCAGCCAATCGCCGCCGGAATCGCCCCGGAATGCCTACGAGTTGATtaagctggagctggcctACTTTGGCAGCAACTTTTGGGATACGCACGGCCGCGCACCGACCGAAGACGACTTGACGCTCGAAGGATGTCGTATCATTTTCGCTTCCGAGTTGCTGTCTTTACAAGGCATTGCGACACAAGCCTCGTGGCTTCGTGATATTGTCATGAACCAGGCGGCAATTGTTAAACAGGCTAGGTTTGGTCCTCTCCGTGGTGCGGCAGAAAACAGGCTTCAGACCCTGAAAATTAATGGCAAGGATAACTTGTTCGAGGAATGCCCCATGGAGAGGCAGCTTCACGAATATGTCAAGGCCAAACAACTACTGGGACTAACACCCATGGACGACGagcttcaagaagaagcacgCAAGATTGTGGGAAGAATTGAAGAAGTGTGCACTCACCCTTCTGAAGCAGTAGCCAACTGGCTTTTGCGACTAATCACAGCATCGACAAAATGGCTCGAGGGATTCCGTCGACGTGCGCATCTGCCTCGAAGCGAAGACGTCCAACACAAGTTTATCCGGTCGACAGATCCGAACTCGATCGACTCCACAATTCACAACTATTCAAGGCTGGAAACAGAATTGGCTGCATTCCTCAGAGCAGAGCGCACAATGGGCAGAGAGCCCACCGATCATGAGTTGCAGCGGCAGGCTCGTATGATAGTTTATGAATTCGATGATGGATGGAACCAGACTGTGGCGGATAACCATGAGTGGCTCGCAGCTTTCAAAGCACGGAATCACCCTGATAAGACTCCTGGCTCAGTTTCATCCAGCTCACCAAAGGCTCACCGGGTGATGACCAGCAAACCAACCGAGAAAGCACAAATCTCTCTTTCTACTACTGCGCCAAACCCCTTTTCTGAGTTTCAGGCTCGGCTTGACGAGAATGGCAATCACTTCAGGTCATTCCAATATTTCCTCAACGATGCCAACTGCTACCGAAGGCTAGAGAAGGAGCTCAGGAGGTGGGTCGTATCTACCATGTCGCCAAACAATCCGAACCGGCATGTGCCCTCGGATGAGGAGTTGCAATACCAAGCTCGGTGGATCTTATATGACGA TGATGATCCGTGGAACTATACCGCAGCCGACAACGCAGAATGGCTTCATCGTTTCAAGCGAGACACAGGCATAATTCAGGACTCTGGTCCCGGTCTGCCACCAGGCTACGCATGGGCGCTGGAGCAAGGCGGAACAGGCTTTGCGCCGCCATATGCCATTCTTGGAGATCACGACCCTGTTAACAATGACGTCGAGGTAGCGATGCGAACCGGGGCCAAGGCCTTCACGGCGGGACACTCGGCCGTCAATAGCTACCTGGAAGAGCTGACATCGTCTCCGAATCGCAAACCAGCTGTTATTTTCTGTTCTCGTGAACTGGAGTGGGGTTTGCAGCAATATTCAAAGGCAAACTTCATCGACACAGGCTTTTTGCCGTCGGACATGGCGTTGAAAGCCAAGGCACGAGAGATTCTCAAGACTGAAACAACCGCCGCAGATGACCCTGTCCTTTTAGATAAATTCAAGACGTGGTTAATCACCAGGCTGCCACAGTTGGCATCTGGAGAGCCCATCCAGCAAGAGAGCAATGCTATGGACAGCCTTCCCTCTGCTGTACCTACGAATATGGACATTAATATCTCTGATGCTGAGATTGGTGATATCCTCAAAGATATGGATTTTGACTTTGGGTTGGGGACCATGGAGGGAATCGAGCATGATGGAGGTGTCAGCTTGAACACGACATTTCCTGGAGAGTCGGACCCTTCAGTGCATGAGATTGCAAATGACGAtgtttga
- a CDS encoding uncharacterized protein (EggNog:ENOG41), whose product MPTYLCHGFRWTRRLIRIFVILEDLEDAAPDWIVGRDTSAIILERMNTKFDYLPQRLPPQPDEEQSEQSKQQSEPQEEQPPPEQEEKKFVHQDDDLTVPPSRVPDSEDSVLVNQTSAVKLLEEHDPEETTISARPYAYVADHVIRIDLSADVLQEIANYDALVKERNEGNWFERLRDELQAGASIGWYVVVNGDEERAVPEYDDEDDEESDATEQGKGGDDGESEAQPEQLRNKDRSQAPRLTDQPHSLRHKISRAGLRRLFSKKEAPE is encoded by the coding sequence ATGCCAACCTACCTATGTCACGGATTTCGTTGGACTCGCAGGCTAATTcgcatcttcgtcatccttGAAGATCTGGAAGACGCCGCGCCAGATTGGATCGTCGGCCGCGACACCTCCGCAATCATCCTCGAACGCATGAACACCAAATTCGATTACCTGCCTCAACGTCTTCCACCCCAGCCCGACGAAGAGCAGTCTGAACAGTCCAAGCAGCAGTCCGAGCCCCAAGAggagcagccgccgccagagcaagaagagaaaaagtttGTGCATCAGGATGATGACTTGACCGTGCCGCCATCTCGTGTCCCCGACAGCGAAGACAGTGTCTTGGTCAACCAGACATCTGCGGTGAAGCTGTTGGAGGAGCACGACCCAGAAGAAACTACCATCTCAGCGCGCCCATATGCCTATGTCGCAGACCACGTTATCCGCATAGATTTGAGCGCCGACGTCTTGCAGGAAATTGCCAACTACGACGCTCTGGTCAAAGAAAGGAATGAAGGCAATTGGTTCGAAAGGCTCCGCGACGAACTGCAAGCTGGCGCCTCCATCGGGTGGTATGTAGTTGtcaatggagatgaagagcgtgCCGTACCTGAAtacgacgacgaagacgatgaggagaGCGATGCGACGgagcaaggcaaaggaggcgaCGATGGGGAAAGCGAGGCACAGCCTGAGCAGCTGCGAAACAAGGATCGCTCACAGGCGCCCAGATTAACCGACCAACCGCACTCTCTGCGACACAAGATATCTCGGGCTGGCTTACGGCGTCTATTTAGCAAGAAGGAAGCCCCTGAGTGA
- a CDS encoding uncharacterized protein (EggNog:ENOG41~TransMembrane:9 (i127-146o166-188i195-215o221-243i255-275o287-309i363-385o397-419i431-451o)) produces MAYHVHRDESPFFAQTGQELNLDDSDIYDEEDEEDDDLRSQVGGGSSETFEMVSSTGKRREDQYTIGGGGASHSSERLVEGDYVDAGPSTSAAAGRSGRLSASSVESFQLYTPDEEKTVRRKFDRKLVLFVALLYMLSFLDRSNIGNARIAGMDEDLQSDPPRDNWYEWALASFYIAYIAFEWMSLLWKLVPAHIYVSVLVMTWGITASLQAITVSYPMLIALRVLLGIGEAGFTGVPFYLSFFYKRQELAFRTAIFISAAPLATSFASTLAWLIVKVGHLSPIAPWRLLFLIEGFPSVIVSVIAWSVIPDSPQTAHYLTRREKKVARLRLRHEIPSASSSKANKKSTSLKAKEILSVLRDPIAWITPAMFFLTNMAYSSLPVFLPKILTEMGHDNLTAQALSAPPYLLAFLIVLFTAHMSDRLATRTTPIVFHALSSCLGYTILALSNVLHIPPFRPLPRSLPRRHRLLQRRHARHRLEHQQPGQPEPSGGRLRPYAGHRPVRTTYRHASLSRSRCAVLY; encoded by the exons ATGGCCTACCACGTACACCGCGATGAATCCCCGTTCTTTGCCCAGACGGGGCAGGAGCTCAACCTCGACGACAGCGACATCtacgacgaggaagacgaagaagatgacgatcTGCGGTCCCAGGTCGGTGGTGGCAGTTCGGAGACGTTCGAGATGGTCAGCAGCACGGGCAAAAGACGAGAGGACCAATACACTAtaggagggggaggggccagccacagcagcgaGCGCCTCGTGGAAGGGGACTATGTCGATGCCGGGCCGTCAacttcggcggcggctgggAGAAGCGGCCGTCTGAGCGCCAGCTCCGTGGAGAGCTTCCAGCTGTACACGCCGGACGAGGAAAAGACTGTGAGGCGCAAGTTTGACCGCAAGCTGGTGCTCTTCGTGGCGCTGCTATACATGCTGAGCTTCCTCGACCGATCCA ACATTGGCAACGCGCGCATCGCCGGCATGGACGAAGACCTGCAGTCCGACCCCCCTCGCGACAACTGGTACGAGTGGGCTCTCGCCTCCTTTTACATTGCATACATTGCGTTTGAGTGGATGTCCCTCTTGTGGAAACTCGTCCCTGCGCACATCTACGTCTCTGTGCTGGTCATGACGTGGGGGATCACGGCGTCGCTGCAAGCCATTACCGTCTCGTACCCGATGCTCATTGCACTGCGCGTGCTGCTGGGCATAGGAGAGGCTGGGTTTACGGGCGTTCCATTCTATTTGAGCTTCTTTTACAAGAGACAAGAGTTGGCTTTCCGCacagccatcttcatttcaG ccgcaCCCCTCGCGACAAGCTTCGCATCCACGCTGGCATGGCTCATTGTCAAGGTCGGCCACCTCAGCCCCATCGCCCCTTGgcgcctcctcttcctcatcgaaGGCTTTCCCTCAGTAATCGTCTCCGTCATCGCCTGGAGCGTCATCCCAGACTCTCCCCAAACAGCCCATTACCTCACCAGGCGCGAGAAGAAGGTTGCCCGCCTTCGCCTCCGCCATGAAATCCCCTCAGCTTCTTCGTCAAAAGCCAACAAAAAATCAACCAgtctcaaggccaaggagatccTCTCCGTCCTCCGCGATCCCATCGCCTGGATCACGCCGGCCATGTTCTTCCTCACCAACATGGCCTACTCCTCCCTCCCCGTCTTCCTCCCCAAGATCCTCACCGAAATGGGCCACGACAATCTCACCGCTCAAGCTCTCAGCGCGCCTCCTTATCTCCTTGCcttcctcatcgtcctcttTACCGCCCACATGTCCGACCGACTCGCCACGCGGACCACGCCCATCGTCTTCCACGCCCTCTCCTCATGTCTCGGCTACACCATCCTCGCCTTATCCAACGTCCTCCACATCCCCCCCTTTCGTCCGCTACCTCGCAGTCTACCCCGCCGCCATCGGCTTCTTCAACGTCGTCACGCTCGTCATCGCCTGGAACATCAACAACCAGGCCAGCCAGAGCCGTCAGGGGGGCGGCTTCGCCCTTATGCAGGTCATCGGCCAGTGCGGACCACTTATCGGCACGCGTCTCTATCCCGATCGCGATGCGCCGTATTATACTAG
- a CDS encoding uncharacterized protein (EggNog:ENOG41): protein MLSVAVLAVLLRFYLKRQNRKMDEAEKERQADGSTVEEEGLVVPGKKRRYADKFRYML, encoded by the coding sequence ATGCTCAGTGTGGCCGTGTTGGCCGTGTTGCTCCGCTTCTACCTAAAGCGTCAGAATCGCAAAATGGACGAAGCTGAGAAGGAGAGACAGGCGGACGGCTCTACcgtcgaagaagagggcCTGGTTGTGCCTGGAAAGAAGCGAAGATATGCAGATAAATTCCGATACATGCTGTAA
- a CDS encoding uncharacterized protein (EggNog:ENOG41) has translation MSSPQVISQSSDRFLRLIDELRLDTSDPSPSLTDDIKNINRYLRNTSSSYPSQGHASNRVQSPESMLRPNKLSLTDLSRFSRANDRLSNLRSTLSSDGDFDKSMNTAPPEAREDAIAAISQWQGQARPRVASYNRYQLSESAEVLPSDSASQQPSPAGVHFLPSTPVSAKSKGGLTRGSAEHIKGQLDGIHEATNQAESLDPAIRSSSAPANHGDPHRQSKRKASAFSLRSLTNSLSKRPRFDIRKWASDFYRQGSQRLNMARLKWRHQTRQDRGIFEAWRARHRRVAQDMFPSQEEPKKDYGTFSTERKVCSNEDWWRDGVSRYEAPKWMNFRGGAPHSHG, from the coding sequence ATGTCGTCACCTCAAGTCATATCGCAAAGCAGTGACCGCTTTCTCAGGCTAATTGATGAGCTCAGGCTTGATACTTCGGATCCCTCTCCGTCCTTGACAGATGATATCAAGAATATCAACCGTTACCTGCGCAACACGTCTTCTTCGTACCCCTCCCAAGGTCATGCATCTAACAGAGTTCAGTCTCCGGAATCAATGCTCCGTCCAAACAAGTTAAGCCTTACGGACTTGTCTCGCTTCAGCAGAGCCAATGATCGACTATCGAATCTTCGCTCTACTCTGTCGTCAGACGGAGACTTCGATAAGAGCATGAACACCGCTCCTCCTGAAGCTAGGGAAGATGCAATCGCGGCCATTTCTCAGTGGCAGGGCCAGGCTCGGCCAAGAGTAGCATCATACAACAGGTACCAATTGTCGGAAAGCGCCGAGGTTCTCCCCAGTGACTCCGCCTCGCAGCAGCCGAGTCCTGCCGGAGTGCACTTTCTGCCTTCTACTCCGGTTTCAGCAAAGAGTAAGGGAGGACTGACTAGAGGAAGTGCTGAACATATAAAAGGccagcttgatggcatccATGAAGCCACTAATCAGGCTGAGAGCCTTGATCCTGCCATTAGATCGTCAAGCGCACCCGCGAATCATGGAGACCCTCACAGGCAGTCCAAGCGCAAGGCAtccgccttttctctccgcaGCCTGACAAATTCCCTTTCTAAGCGTCCGAGATTCGATATACGGAAATGGGCCAGCGACTTTTATCGACAAGGTAGCCAGAGGCTTAATATGGCCCGGCTGAAGTGGAGGCACCAGACTCGACAGGACCGAGGCATCTTTGAAGCGTGGAGAGCTCGCCATCGCAGGGTAGCCCAGGATATGTTCCCGAGCCAAGAAGAACCAAAAAAGGACTACGGAACCTTTTCGACAGAACGCAAGGTGTGTTCGAATGAGGACTGGTGGAGGGACGGCGTGAGCCGATATGAGGCGCCTAAATGGATGAATTTCAGGGGCGGTGCTCCTCATTCTCACGGATGA
- a CDS encoding uncharacterized protein (BUSCO:EOG092D4383), with protein MGKSQSKLSQEQLAELQKSTHFDKKELQQWYKGFLKDCPSGMLSKEEFQKIYRQFFPFGDPSSFADYVFNVFDSDKSGSIDFKEFICALSVTSRGKMEDKLDWAFQLYDIDGDGKISYDEMLQIVEAIYKMVGSMVKLPEDEDTPEKRVRKIFAMMDKDENGSLDMEEFKEGSKRDETIVSALSLYDGLV; from the exons ATGGGCAAATC TCAGTCAAAACTCTCTCAGGAGCAGCTCGCCGAGCTCCAAAAGTCAACTCACTTTGATAAGAAGGAGCTTCAGCAATGGTACAAAG GTTTCCTAAAGGACTGCCCGTCGGGCATGCTCTCCAAAGAAGAGTTTCAAAAGATTTACCGACAGTTCTTCCCGTTCGGGGACCCGAGTTCGTTTGCAGATTACGTATTCAATGTGTTCGATAGCGACAAGTCTGGTAGTATTGACTTTAAGGAATTCATCTGCGCCCTGAGTGTTACCAGCAGGGGTAAGATGGAGGACAAACTGGACTGGGCGTTTCAGCTGTACGACATTGACGGCGACGGCAAAATAAGTTATGACGAGATGCTTCAGATTGTAGAGGCAATCTACAAGATG GTCGGCTCCATGGTCAAACTCCCCGAAGACGAAGATACGCCCGAGAAGCGAGTACGGAAAATCTTCGCCATgatggacaaggacgagaacGGCAGCTTGGATATGGAAGAGTTCAAGGAGGGAAGCAAACGGGATGAGACGATTGTTTCGGCATTGTCTTTGTACGATGGGCTTGTGTAA